The DNA segment ACTCTGGACCGCGCCCCGGCGGTAGGCCGAGGTGGTGCCCTGGAGACCGGAGATCCGGGGATTCTCGACTTCCTCGTAGATCAGGATCCGCAGGTCGCCCTCCTGCACTTCGCGAGTCGGCGGACCCCAATCCTTTTCGAGCGTGGCGGCCGGACGGCCGACCCATGTCTTGAGCCGCTCGGGAGGGATGCCGCTCACGCAGCCGGCGGCGAGGAGCAGGGCGACGAGCGATCCGGCGAGGCGAATCATGCGCATGACGCCCTCTGTGCCCGCTGCGGGGAAGCCTTCCGGCCAGGCGGCGCGGATCAGTCCGTGGTCGAAGAGGACGAGCTGCCTGGACTCGGGGTCGGTTTCGCCGTCGAGTCCGGGGCTGGCTTCGCCGTCGAGTCCGGGGCGCCCTCCGCGCTCTTCGCGCTCCCGGCCGTCTCGGCCGGCGCGGTCTTCTTCTCGGCCTCCATGGCCTTCTTCCGCGACTCGGACGGGTAGTCCGTGGCATGCCAGCCGCCCCCCTTCAGGATGAACGGGGCGGCGGCCAGCAGGCGGTGGACGGGGCCGTTGCAGAACTGGCAGTGCGTCAACGGGGACGCGGAGATGCGCTGCCACACCTCGTAGACCCGCCCGCACGCCTCGCACTCGTACTCGTAGGTCGGCACCTTGCCTCCCCCAAGAAAAAGGGAGCGGCGGCGCTCCCGTGGGGCCCCTGAGGGACCTATTCGTGTATAGCACCGCGTGGGGGCCGGTGTCAAGGCGCCGACTCCGTCATGCCCGATCGGCAATTGCCAATTGCGACTCCCCGGGGGGCCTGTTAGCATTTGCTGATCGCGAGCGAGGCTTGCCGAACGGAGGAGGCGTGATCCGGGCCTTCCAGGGGAAGCTCCCCAGGATCCACGAGACCGCGTTCATCGCCGAGACGGCGGACGTCATCGGCGACGTGGAGATCGGGGAGCAGTCGAGCGTCTGGTTCCAGACCGTCGTCCGAGGGGACGTGAACTGGATCCGGATCGGCCACCACACCAACATCCAGGACGGCACCGTGATCCACGTCGACCGGGGCGGGCCCCCCGTGGAGATCGGCGATTACGTGACCTTGGGGCATGCCGTGCGCCTCCACGGAGCACGGATCGCCCCGCACTGCCTGATCGCCATCGGGGCGATCGTGCTCAACGGCGTGGTCATCGAGGAGGAGTCCATCGTGGCCGCCGGCGCCCTGGTGGCGCCGGGGACCCACGTCCCGCGCCGGACCCTGATGATGGGGAGCCCGGCGCGGCCCAAGCGGACGCTGACCGAGGCCGACCTCGAGCTGATCCATCGGCCGACCAACAACTACGTGCGGCTGAAAGACCAGTACCGCGAGGGGATGTAGCGATGTCACCATCGCTTCGTCTTCCGGGGGGAGGCGGGCCCGAGCCGTTCGCCGCATGGCGAACGGTCGGGCTTTGCCCAAAGGGCCCCCGGAGGGGGGCGGAGCCCCCCTCTGGAGAAACTACGTGCGGCTGAAAGACCAGTACCGCGAGGGGAAATAGGCGTGGCGCGCCAGCCCAAGCTCAGCACGGAACCACCTCGCGGAATGCGGGACATCCTCCCCGAGGAGGCCGAGCTGCGCGACGCGACGGCCCAGACCATCCTCGCCGTATACCGCCAGTACGGGTTCAGGCGCGTCGAGACCCCGGCGCTCGAGAGCATCCACCTGCTGACGCAGGGCGAGGGCGGCGAGAACGAGAAGCTGATCTTCAAGGTCCTCAAGCGGGGGGAAAAGCTCGATCTGGCCGGTGCCACCGGGGAAGCCGACCTGGTGGATCTCGGCCTGCGATTCGACCTGACGGTGCCGCTGGCCCGCTATTACGCCCACAACCACGCGAAGCTGCCGAAGCCCCTGAAGGCGGTGCAGATCGGTCCGGTCTGGCGCGCCGAGCGCCCCCAGAAGGGGCGGTTTCGCCAGTTCACCCAGTGCGACATCGACATCCTGGGCGTCACCTCCGCGGTCGCCGAGATCGAGCTGATCCTCGCCACCACCGAGGCGCTGAGCGCGCTCGGCTTCGAGGACCTGAGTGTCCGGATCAACGACCGGCGGATTCTCACCGCCATGGCGGAGTCGTGCGGCTTCGACCGGGGGCGCCACGACAGCCTCTTCATCACCCTCGACAAGTGGGACAAGCTCGAGCCGGCCGCGATCGCGGAGGAGTTGAGGCAGGCTGGTCATCCAGAGGCGGCGATCCACTGCGTGATCGAGCGGTTCACCACGCTCAAGGCGGGAGGCGAGCTTGAACCGCTGAAGGCCTATGTCTCCGACCCGGAGACCCAGAAAGCCGTCAGCGGCCTGCAGCAGATCGTCCAAGCCGCGCGGGCCCATACCCCGGTCAGCTTCGACGCGACGCTCGTGCGCGGGATGTCCTACTACACCGGACCGATCTTCGAGATCACCTCGGCCCGCTTCCCCTCCGCGATCGCGGGGGGCGGACGTTACGACAAATTGATCGGCAAGATCCTCGGCCAGGACGTGCCGGCCACCGGGTTCTCCATCGGTTTCGAGCGGGTCATCCTGATCCTGGCCGAGCGAGCGGCCGGGCGCGCCGGCCGCCGGCAGCGCGTCGCGCTGCTCTTCGACGAGGCGACGCCCGACCTGAAGCCGGTCCTGGAACGGGCGCGGCAGCTCAGGGAGCAGGAGAAGCTCGCGGTGTCCCTGGAGCTCCACGCCAGACGGCGGGGACCGCAGCTGGCGGCACTCGAGGCGCAGGGGTTCGACGGGTTCGTGGACGGGCCCGAGGGCCCGCTCCGATGGTTCGGAGAGACGTGATGACGGACACGATGGGTGACTGGCGCCGGACGCACTCCTGCGGAGCGCTCCGAGCGGCCGACGCCGGCCAGCCGGTGACCCTCATGGGCTGGGCGTTCCGCCGCCGGGACCACGGCGGGCTGATCTTCGTCGACCTGCGGGACCGGGAAGGGGTGACCCAGCTCGTCTTCGACCCGGCCACGGCCGCCGCGGCGCACGAGACGGCCGGCCGGATCCGGGCGGAGTTCGTCCTGGCCGTGCAGGGCCAGGCCGAGCGGCGGCCGGCGGGAACCGTGAACCCGCACCTGCCGACCGGCGAGGTCGAGATCCGCGTCCAGGCCTTCCGGATCCTCAACGAGTCGAAGCCCTTGCCGTTCCCGCTCGACGAGAGCCAGGAGACGGTCGAGCCGCTGCGCCTTCGCTACCGCTACCTCGACCTCCGGCGACCGGCCATGCTCCGGAATCTGATCCTCCGGGACCGCGTGTGCCAGGCCGTGCGCGACTATCTCCATCGCGAGGGCTTCGTCGAAGTCGAGACCCCCGCGCTCACCCGCTCGACGCCCGAGGGGGCGCGGGACTTCCTGGTCCCGAGCCGACTGTCACGAGGGAACTTCTACGCGCTCCCGCAGTCCCCCCAGCTCTTCAAGCAGATCCTGATGGTGGCGGGGCTCGAGCGGTACTTCCAGATCGTGCGGTGCTTCCGCGACGAGGATCTGCGCGCCGATCGGCAGCCCGAGTTCACGCAGATCGACGTCGAGACGTCCTTCCTGGACCGGGACGACTTCTTGCCGATCATGGAGGGCGTCGTCGGCGAGATCTTCCAGCGCGTCATGGGCGTGACCGTGCCCCGGCCGTTCCCGCGCCTGGCCTGGGACGAGGCGGTCGCCCGCTACGGCTCCGACAAGCCGGACCTCCGGTTCGGCCTCGAGCTCCAGGACTGCTCCGACCTGTTCCGGCAGGCCGGCTTCCAGGTGTTCGCCCAGGCCGTCGCCCGGGGCGGGGCCGTCAAGGCGCTCACGGTTCCCGGCGAGGGCTTTTCGCGGAAGGATCTGGACGACCTCGTCGAGCAGGCCAAGGGATTCGGGGCCGGGGGGCTCGTCTGGGTCAGGGTCGGCGAGGGAGCGCTCCAGTCGCCGGCGGCCCGTCACCTCGAGCCCGTGCGACCGGCTCTCCTCGAGCGGTGCGGAGCCGGGCCCGGGTCCCTCATCCTTCTCGTCGCCGACACGATGCCGCTGGCGGCGA comes from the Candidatus Methylomirabilota bacterium genome and includes:
- the aspS gene encoding aspartate--tRNA ligase, which produces MTDTMGDWRRTHSCGALRAADAGQPVTLMGWAFRRRDHGGLIFVDLRDREGVTQLVFDPATAAAAHETAGRIRAEFVLAVQGQAERRPAGTVNPHLPTGEVEIRVQAFRILNESKPLPFPLDESQETVEPLRLRYRYLDLRRPAMLRNLILRDRVCQAVRDYLHREGFVEVETPALTRSTPEGARDFLVPSRLSRGNFYALPQSPQLFKQILMVAGLERYFQIVRCFRDEDLRADRQPEFTQIDVETSFLDRDDFLPIMEGVVGEIFQRVMGVTVPRPFPRLAWDEAVARYGSDKPDLRFGLELQDCSDLFRQAGFQVFAQAVARGGAVKALTVPGEGFSRKDLDDLVEQAKGFGAGGLVWVRVGEGALQSPAARHLEPVRPALLERCGAGPGSLILLVADTMPLAATVLGRLRVALAQRLGLVPAETFRLLWVVDFPLFEWSEEEKRWDAMHHPFTAPRDEDVATGLADPARARAKAYDLVLNGQEIGGGSIRIHSRALQQRVFELLGIGEAEARAKFGFLLDALEYGAPPMGGIAFGLDRIVAILAGVDSIREVIAFPKTQKGTCSLTDAPGPVSPVQLAELGLTVEPEPPQGEH
- the hisS gene encoding histidine--tRNA ligase, which encodes MARQPKLSTEPPRGMRDILPEEAELRDATAQTILAVYRQYGFRRVETPALESIHLLTQGEGGENEKLIFKVLKRGEKLDLAGATGEADLVDLGLRFDLTVPLARYYAHNHAKLPKPLKAVQIGPVWRAERPQKGRFRQFTQCDIDILGVTSAVAEIELILATTEALSALGFEDLSVRINDRRILTAMAESCGFDRGRHDSLFITLDKWDKLEPAAIAEELRQAGHPEAAIHCVIERFTTLKAGGELEPLKAYVSDPETQKAVSGLQQIVQAARAHTPVSFDATLVRGMSYYTGPIFEITSARFPSAIAGGGRYDKLIGKILGQDVPATGFSIGFERVILILAERAAGRAGRRQRVALLFDEATPDLKPVLERARQLREQEKLAVSLELHARRRGPQLAALEAQGFDGFVDGPEGPLRWFGET
- a CDS encoding FmdB family zinc ribbon protein — translated: MPTYEYECEACGRVYEVWQRISASPLTHCQFCNGPVHRLLAAAPFILKGGGWHATDYPSESRKKAMEAEKKTAPAETAGSAKSAEGAPDSTAKPAPDSTAKPTPSPGSSSSSTTD
- a CDS encoding gamma carbonic anhydrase family protein: MIRAFQGKLPRIHETAFIAETADVIGDVEIGEQSSVWFQTVVRGDVNWIRIGHHTNIQDGTVIHVDRGGPPVEIGDYVTLGHAVRLHGARIAPHCLIAIGAIVLNGVVIEEESIVAAGALVAPGTHVPRRTLMMGSPARPKRTLTEADLELIHRPTNNYVRLKDQYREGM